One stretch of Rhizobium rhizoryzae DNA includes these proteins:
- a CDS encoding amino acid permease: protein MSNYTENDKKEDVQILHSMGYAQELERRMSSFSNFAISFSIICILSGGINSLGQATAGAGGASIGIGWPLGCLISGIFALGLAQISSAYPTAGGLYHWGSILGNRFTGWLSAWLNLLGLVTVLGAINVGTFYFFFGAFGSTFGIEDTLTHRVLFVAVITALQALINHFGIGLTAKLTDFSGYLILATAVVLTVVCLASAPSYDFARLFTFGNYTGQPTMAADGTMTGAAVWPTAVSGGMAFLLGLLLPIYTITGYDASAHTSEETVKAAVSVPKGMVSSVIWSTVFGYIMLCAFVLMLPNMDDAAKQGWNVFFWAMDAQVNGTVKTILYVLIFLAQLLCGLATVTSVSRMIYAFSRDKGLPASSALAKVSSKYRTPVAAIWTGAVLAVLFVWFTSAITIAGTPAYSIVVSCTVIFIFLSFVLPIALGFAAIGTSKWPVMGPWNMGVGAYKLVAILAVVSMAIIFYIGVQPPNDWALEITLGFLVLTAIVWFGFENRRFQGPPIGDAIAKRKEQIAAAEAAVGEA, encoded by the coding sequence ATGTCAAATTACACGGAGAATGACAAGAAAGAGGACGTGCAGATCCTGCACTCCATGGGCTATGCGCAGGAACTAGAACGGCGCATGAGCTCCTTTTCCAATTTTGCGATTTCCTTTTCCATTATCTGCATTCTTTCCGGCGGCATCAATTCGCTGGGGCAGGCGACAGCGGGCGCCGGCGGCGCCTCCATCGGTATAGGCTGGCCCTTGGGTTGCCTGATCTCTGGCATCTTTGCGCTCGGTCTTGCCCAGATCAGCTCTGCCTATCCTACCGCAGGCGGCCTCTATCATTGGGGCTCCATTCTGGGTAACCGGTTCACCGGCTGGCTCTCGGCCTGGCTCAACCTGCTCGGTCTTGTCACCGTTCTCGGCGCGATCAACGTCGGCACTTTCTATTTCTTCTTCGGGGCCTTCGGCTCCACATTCGGCATTGAAGACACGCTGACGCACCGCGTGCTGTTTGTGGCCGTCATCACCGCGCTTCAGGCCCTGATCAACCATTTCGGTATCGGTCTCACCGCAAAGCTGACGGATTTCTCCGGCTACCTGATCCTGGCAACCGCAGTGGTTTTGACCGTTGTTTGCCTTGCCAGCGCACCATCCTACGACTTTGCGCGCCTCTTCACATTCGGCAATTATACCGGCCAGCCGACGATGGCAGCCGATGGCACCATGACGGGCGCTGCCGTCTGGCCAACGGCGGTGTCTGGTGGCATGGCATTTCTGCTGGGCCTTCTGCTGCCGATCTACACGATCACAGGTTATGACGCGTCGGCCCACACATCTGAGGAAACCGTGAAGGCTGCCGTGTCCGTGCCGAAGGGCATGGTGTCATCCGTCATCTGGTCTACCGTCTTCGGCTACATCATGCTCTGCGCCTTCGTGCTGATGCTGCCGAACATGGATGACGCCGCCAAACAGGGCTGGAATGTCTTCTTCTGGGCCATGGATGCCCAGGTGAATGGCACGGTGAAGACTATCCTTTACGTCCTGATCTTCCTCGCACAGCTTCTTTGCGGGCTGGCGACGGTAACCTCCGTTTCACGCATGATCTATGCCTTTTCGCGTGACAAGGGACTTCCGGCCTCATCCGCTCTCGCGAAGGTCAGCAGCAAGTACCGAACACCGGTTGCTGCGATCTGGACAGGTGCAGTCCTGGCGGTTCTGTTCGTCTGGTTCACGTCTGCCATCACCATTGCCGGGACGCCTGCCTATTCCATCGTCGTCTCCTGCACGGTCATCTTCATATTCCTGTCCTTCGTCCTACCCATCGCACTGGGATTTGCCGCTATCGGCACGTCAAAATGGCCGGTGATGGGCCCCTGGAACATGGGGGTAGGCGCGTACAAGCTCGTGGCCATTCTCGCGGTGGTTTCGATGGCCATCATTTTCTATATCGGGGTGCAGCCGCCAAATGACTGGGCGCTTGAAATCACGCTCGGCTTCCTGGTTCTGACCGCCATCGTCTGGTTCGGCTTCGAGAACCGCCGCTTCCAAGGCCCGCCGATCGGCGATGCCATTGCCAAGCGCAAGGAGCAGATCGCTGCTGCGGAGGCGGCCGTCGGCGAGGCGTGA
- a CDS encoding glutamine synthetase family protein produces the protein MSSTYTFDDLKIDVAAGRIDTVVAAQVDMQGRLMGKRFQAEYFVESAWKETHSCNYLLATDMEMETVSGYKSTSWEKGYGDYTMKPDLATLRKIPWLEGTALVLCDVLDHHTHEEVPHSPRAILKKQVKRLEDMGFTAFMATELEFFLFDQSFESARESGYRNLKLASGYNEDYHIFQTTKEEEVMRAIRTGLQGAGVPVENSKGEASAGQEEINVRYAEALTMADRHVIIKNGVKEIAWTKGKAATFLAKWNYSAAGSSSHIHQSLWSADGKTPLFYDKDAEHGISRLMKNYIAGLLAHASEITYFLAPYINSYKRFVAGTFAPTKIVWSKDNRTAGFRLCGEDTKGIRIECRVGGSDLNPYLAMAALLAAGIEGIKNGMELEPAFVGDAYGGKGVREIPRTLRHATELLRNSAMLREAFGDDVIDHYVRAAEWEQEEYDRRITDWEVARGFERA, from the coding sequence ATGAGCTCGACCTATACTTTCGACGACCTGAAGATTGATGTTGCCGCCGGACGGATCGACACCGTCGTCGCTGCGCAGGTGGACATGCAGGGCCGCCTGATGGGCAAGCGCTTCCAGGCAGAATATTTCGTCGAAAGCGCCTGGAAGGAAACGCACAGCTGCAACTATCTGCTGGCGACCGACATGGAGATGGAAACCGTTTCCGGCTACAAATCCACCAGTTGGGAAAAAGGCTATGGCGATTACACCATGAAGCCCGATCTTGCGACGCTGCGGAAGATTCCGTGGCTGGAAGGCACCGCGCTGGTGCTGTGCGATGTGCTGGACCATCATACTCACGAAGAAGTGCCGCACTCGCCGCGCGCCATCCTGAAAAAGCAGGTCAAGCGGCTGGAAGACATGGGTTTCACGGCCTTCATGGCGACCGAGCTGGAATTCTTCCTGTTCGACCAAAGCTTCGAATCGGCCCGCGAGAGCGGCTATCGCAACCTGAAGCTCGCCAGCGGCTACAACGAGGATTACCACATCTTCCAGACGACCAAGGAAGAAGAGGTCATGCGCGCCATTCGCACCGGTCTGCAGGGGGCGGGGGTGCCGGTCGAGAACTCCAAGGGAGAGGCGTCCGCCGGTCAGGAAGAAATCAATGTGCGCTATGCCGAGGCGCTGACCATGGCGGATCGTCACGTCATCATCAAGAACGGCGTCAAGGAGATTGCCTGGACCAAGGGCAAGGCTGCAACCTTCCTCGCCAAGTGGAACTATTCGGCGGCCGGTTCTTCCTCGCACATTCACCAGTCGCTCTGGAGCGCCGACGGCAAGACGCCCTTGTTCTACGACAAGGACGCCGAACATGGCATTTCGCGGCTGATGAAGAACTATATCGCTGGTCTGCTGGCCCACGCGTCAGAGATCACCTATTTCCTCGCGCCCTACATCAATTCCTACAAGCGGTTCGTGGCTGGAACGTTCGCGCCGACCAAGATCGTGTGGAGCAAGGATAACCGGACGGCAGGCTTTCGGCTTTGCGGTGAAGATACCAAGGGCATCCGCATTGAATGCCGGGTTGGTGGCTCGGATCTGAACCCCTATCTCGCCATGGCAGCTTTGCTCGCGGCAGGTATTGAGGGTATCAAGAACGGTATGGAGCTTGAGCCTGCCTTCGTCGGAGATGCCTATGGCGGCAAGGGCGTGCGGGAAATTCCGCGCACATTGCGCCATGCCACCGAGCTGTTGCGCAATTCTGCCATGTTGCGGGAGGCATTCGGTGACGACGTCATCGACCATTATGTGCGCGCAGCCGAATGGGAGCAGGAAGAATATGACCGCCGCATCACGGATTGGGAAGTGGCGCGCGGTTTCGAACGGGCGTAA
- a CDS encoding aldehyde dehydrogenase family protein has protein sequence MTMIQCISPVDGSVYAERPASSLEAAGEAVARSRRAQKDWAKRPLEDRVQLVMKGVARLNEMVDEVVPELAWQMGRPIRYGGEFKGFNERSNYVASVAAEALAPIEIERSAAFTRRIEREPHGVVFVIAPWNYPYMTAINTVAPALMAGNTVIIKHAAQTLLVGERMVRAFVEAGVPADVFQNLFLDHATSEKLIAAGSFNFINFTGSVAGGRAVEKAAAGTFTGMGLELGGKDPGYVMEDADLDAAVDTLMDGATFNSGQCCCGIERIYVHESLYDAFVEKSVAWVSNYKLGNPLDKETSLGPMANVRFAKTVRQQVADAVAKGAKALVDPKLFPQDDGGAYLMPQILVNVDHSMEFMREETFGPAVGIMKVKSDAEALDLMNDCKYGLTVSLWTKDEERASRIGTELETGTVFMNRCDYLDPALVWTGVKETGRGGSLSVLGFHNLTRPKSYHLKKA, from the coding sequence ATGACAATGATCCAATGTATCTCGCCGGTAGATGGTTCGGTCTATGCCGAACGTCCTGCCAGTTCTCTGGAAGCTGCCGGCGAAGCGGTCGCCCGCTCGCGCCGGGCGCAGAAGGACTGGGCCAAGCGCCCGCTGGAGGATCGCGTTCAACTGGTGATGAAGGGCGTCGCGCGCCTGAACGAGATGGTGGACGAGGTCGTGCCGGAACTGGCATGGCAGATGGGTCGCCCCATTCGCTATGGCGGCGAGTTCAAGGGTTTCAACGAGCGCTCGAACTATGTCGCAAGCGTGGCCGCAGAGGCGCTGGCGCCGATCGAGATCGAGAGGAGCGCCGCCTTTACGCGCCGCATAGAGCGCGAGCCGCATGGCGTTGTCTTCGTCATCGCGCCGTGGAACTACCCCTACATGACGGCAATCAACACGGTCGCTCCGGCGCTGATGGCTGGCAATACGGTCATCATCAAGCATGCGGCTCAGACACTGCTGGTTGGTGAGCGCATGGTGCGCGCCTTCGTGGAAGCAGGCGTGCCGGCTGACGTGTTTCAGAACCTGTTCCTCGACCACGCAACAAGCGAAAAGCTGATTGCCGCCGGTTCGTTCAACTTCATCAATTTCACCGGCTCTGTCGCAGGTGGCCGTGCTGTGGAGAAAGCCGCTGCCGGAACCTTTACCGGCATGGGGCTGGAGCTGGGCGGAAAGGATCCGGGCTATGTCATGGAAGACGCGGATCTGGACGCTGCCGTCGATACATTGATGGATGGCGCGACCTTCAATTCCGGCCAGTGCTGCTGCGGCATCGAGCGCATCTACGTGCATGAGAGCCTCTACGACGCCTTTGTCGAGAAGTCCGTGGCCTGGGTTTCCAACTACAAGCTGGGAAATCCGCTGGACAAGGAAACCTCGCTCGGGCCAATGGCCAATGTGCGCTTTGCCAAAACCGTACGCCAGCAGGTGGCGGATGCGGTTGCCAAGGGTGCCAAGGCGCTGGTCGATCCGAAGCTGTTCCCGCAGGATGATGGCGGTGCCTATCTGATGCCGCAGATCCTGGTGAATGTGGACCACTCCATGGAATTCATGCGCGAGGAAACATTCGGTCCCGCCGTTGGCATCATGAAGGTGAAGAGCGATGCCGAGGCGCTCGACCTGATGAATGATTGCAAATACGGGCTCACCGTTTCGCTCTGGACCAAGGATGAGGAACGCGCTTCCCGCATCGGCACCGAACTCGAAACCGGCACGGTCTTCATGAACCGTTGCGATTATCTCGATCCGGCACTGGTCTGGACGGGCGTGAAGGAAACCGGACGGGGCGGCTCGCTCTCCGTTCTCGGTTTCCACAACCTGACCCGTCCGAAGTCCTATCACCTCAAGAAAGCCTGA
- a CDS encoding iron-containing alcohol dehydrogenase — MNITANWSYPTAVKLGRGRIKELADACKSLGMKKPLLITDRGLANMAITQGALDVLEEAGLGRAIFADVDPNPNEKNLEAGIKAFRAGGHDGVVAFGGGSGLDLGKCVAFMVGQDRPVWDFEDIGDWWTRAKVEGIAPIVAVPTTAGTGSEVGRASVITNSVTHVKKIIFHPKFLPGVVISDPELTVGMPKAITAGTGMDAFAHCLEAYCSPFFHPMSQGIALEGMRLVKEFLPRAFHEGTDIEARTNMMAAAAMGAVAFQKGLGAIHALSHPIGAVYNTHHGMTNAVVMPPVLKFNRSKIEEKIERAAAYLGIAGGFDGFYDYVLKLRSELHVPENLTAMGIQPDRIDELAAMAIEDPSCGGNPVTLTLENTKQLFRDCF; from the coding sequence ATGAACATCACCGCAAACTGGAGCTATCCGACCGCCGTCAAGCTTGGCCGTGGCCGCATCAAGGAACTGGCGGACGCCTGCAAATCGCTGGGCATGAAGAAGCCGCTGCTGATCACCGACCGTGGTCTTGCCAATATGGCGATCACCCAAGGGGCGCTGGACGTGCTGGAAGAGGCGGGCCTTGGCCGCGCCATCTTCGCGGACGTCGATCCCAATCCGAATGAGAAGAACCTTGAGGCGGGCATCAAGGCTTTCCGCGCTGGCGGGCATGATGGTGTCGTTGCTTTCGGCGGCGGCTCCGGCCTCGATCTCGGAAAATGCGTGGCCTTCATGGTTGGGCAGGATCGCCCGGTGTGGGACTTCGAGGATATTGGTGATTGGTGGACACGCGCCAAGGTGGAAGGCATTGCGCCTATCGTTGCGGTTCCGACGACTGCGGGTACCGGTTCGGAAGTGGGCCGCGCTTCGGTCATCACCAACTCGGTCACGCACGTCAAGAAGATCATCTTCCACCCGAAGTTCCTTCCGGGTGTCGTGATCAGCGATCCTGAACTGACGGTCGGCATGCCGAAGGCAATTACGGCTGGAACCGGCATGGATGCTTTTGCCCATTGCCTGGAAGCCTATTGCTCACCCTTCTTCCATCCCATGAGCCAGGGTATTGCGCTGGAGGGCATGCGGCTGGTGAAGGAGTTTCTGCCGCGCGCTTTCCACGAAGGCACGGATATTGAAGCCCGCACCAACATGATGGCGGCGGCCGCTATGGGTGCCGTTGCGTTCCAGAAGGGTTTGGGTGCCATCCACGCGCTATCCCACCCGATCGGTGCCGTTTACAATACGCATCACGGCATGACGAATGCTGTCGTGATGCCGCCCGTGCTGAAGTTCAACCGTTCGAAGATCGAGGAGAAGATCGAGCGTGCCGCGGCTTACCTCGGGATCGCGGGCGGATTTGACGGCTTCTACGATTACGTTCTGAAGCTGCGCAGCGAACTTCACGTGCCGGAAAACCTGACGGCCATGGGAATTCAGCCGGACCGAATCGATGAGCTCGCCGCCATGGCCATTGAGGACCCGTCCTGCGGCGGCAATCCGGTAACGCTGACTTTGGAAAATACCAAGCAGCTTTTCCGCGACTGCTTCTGA
- a CDS encoding ParA family protein: MPVISFANAKGGAGKTTAALLLATELAHQGYRVTLIDADPQRWISQWHELSGAVRNISIITEVSVASLQCHLREMAGQTDYFVIDLAGARDALVTTALGLSDHVFIPVQGSAMDAKGAAQILDLLALMKEKAGHAVAHSVVLTRVTPMVTTRSLLAIKGLLAQRGVNVLNTPIGERTAFRELFEVGGTLYSLDAAKVSNLDKARDNIRALADEVKRLMPMRIVRSGVGRVLNFNRSAA, translated from the coding sequence ATGCCCGTGATTTCTTTCGCGAATGCCAAGGGTGGGGCAGGCAAAACCACCGCAGCACTGCTACTGGCCACCGAACTCGCTCATCAGGGCTATCGTGTAACGTTGATCGATGCGGATCCTCAGCGTTGGATCAGCCAGTGGCATGAGTTGTCAGGCGCTGTCCGAAACATCTCCATCATTACGGAAGTATCTGTTGCGTCTCTGCAGTGTCATCTGCGCGAGATGGCGGGACAGACGGATTACTTCGTTATCGATCTTGCCGGCGCGCGCGACGCTTTGGTGACGACTGCGCTCGGTCTCTCTGATCACGTTTTCATTCCTGTCCAGGGTTCTGCCATGGATGCCAAGGGCGCGGCACAGATCCTCGACCTCCTGGCGCTGATGAAGGAAAAGGCAGGCCATGCCGTCGCCCATTCCGTGGTGCTGACCCGCGTCACGCCCATGGTCACGACGCGCTCGCTTCTCGCGATCAAGGGCCTGCTGGCTCAGCGCGGTGTGAACGTGCTGAATACGCCGATTGGCGAACGCACGGCCTTCCGCGAATTGTTCGAAGTAGGCGGCACGCTCTATTCGCTGGATGCGGCCAAGGTTTCAAACCTCGACAAGGCCCGCGACAATATTCGCGCTCTGGCCGATGAGGTGAAGCGCCTGATGCCCATGCGCATCGTTCGCTCCGGCGTGGGGCGTGTGCTGAACTTCAATCGTTCAGCCGCTTGA
- a CDS encoding L,D-transpeptidase family protein, whose translation MKRLFVTSLGIAALVSVQVASPALAQTRYVRSPSNVVLVAPDGAILDYTPDSRDVVISRDNMGRRVYLDHWGNLVATEMRNDTYGGNRYGPSAGGYGRQDPYAPRYNDRYGQSARGGGYQDYRQYRPGEPGEVTGSIPRDASIDRLPLDADGAIMDDGQEDASIEPQRALPQPNIAPSSNKPIIAVTKKPQAEIAALQVFLDRQGISPGVIDGHLGDNVNKAVAAWQEMTGETLDPNNSEDIMQRLTYEGGLPIVDYTITAADAAGPYVASIPDDYAHKAQLPAMSFTSVTEALAERFHMDEEYLKSLNPGVDFSVPGSIIKVINSGQPKTGEVVRVVANKAKKQVFAYGADGRLIAAYPATIGSSDTPSPSGTHTVERIALNPGYTYNPKINFKQGNNDKILQIPPGPNGPVGTVWIALSKPTYGIHGTPEPSKIGKTNSHGCIRLTNWDATELAKMVKQGTVVEFVD comes from the coding sequence GTGAAGCGCTTATTTGTGACAAGCCTTGGCATTGCAGCCCTCGTCAGTGTGCAGGTGGCATCCCCTGCCCTTGCGCAAACACGCTACGTGCGTTCGCCCTCCAACGTCGTGCTGGTCGCTCCCGATGGCGCCATTCTGGATTACACGCCAGATAGCCGCGATGTCGTGATCAGCCGAGACAATATGGGTCGCCGTGTCTATCTTGATCACTGGGGCAATCTCGTTGCCACCGAAATGCGCAACGATACCTACGGCGGCAATCGCTATGGTCCATCCGCCGGCGGCTATGGCCGGCAGGACCCCTACGCTCCGCGCTACAATGATCGTTACGGCCAGAGTGCGCGCGGTGGCGGCTATCAGGATTACCGCCAGTACCGACCGGGTGAGCCCGGAGAGGTGACAGGTTCCATTCCGCGTGATGCATCCATTGATCGCCTGCCGCTGGATGCCGATGGCGCGATCATGGACGATGGCCAGGAAGACGCCAGCATAGAGCCGCAGCGCGCGCTTCCGCAGCCTAACATTGCCCCGTCGAGCAACAAGCCCATCATCGCCGTGACCAAGAAGCCGCAGGCGGAGATTGCTGCCCTTCAGGTGTTCCTTGACCGGCAGGGCATTTCTCCCGGCGTTATAGACGGTCATCTGGGCGACAACGTCAACAAGGCTGTCGCCGCCTGGCAGGAAATGACCGGCGAGACGCTCGATCCGAACAATTCCGAAGACATCATGCAGCGCCTGACCTATGAGGGCGGGCTCCCAATCGTGGACTACACGATTACCGCAGCCGATGCGGCGGGCCCTTATGTTGCGTCCATCCCGGATGATTATGCCCACAAGGCGCAGCTTCCAGCCATGTCCTTTACATCCGTGACAGAGGCGCTCGCGGAACGCTTTCACATGGATGAGGAATACCTGAAGTCGCTGAACCCGGGTGTCGATTTTTCCGTGCCCGGCTCGATCATCAAGGTCATCAATTCGGGTCAGCCGAAAACCGGCGAAGTGGTGCGTGTCGTTGCCAACAAGGCCAAGAAGCAGGTCTTCGCCTATGGTGCGGACGGCCGCCTGATCGCAGCCTATCCTGCAACCATCGGTTCGTCCGACACGCCTTCCCCGAGTGGCACCCACACGGTAGAGCGCATTGCGCTGAATCCGGGCTATACCTACAACCCGAAGATCAACTTCAAGCAGGGCAATAACGACAAGATCCTGCAGATCCCGCCGGGTCCGAACGGGCCCGTCGGCACGGTGTGGATTGCACTTTCCAAGCCCACCTACGGCATTCACGGAACGCCGGAACCCTCCAAGATCGGTAAGACCAACAGCCACGGCTGTATCCGCCTGACCAACTGGGACGCAACCGAACTGGCCAAAATGGTCAAGCAGGGAACCGTGGTGGAGTTCGTGGATTGA
- a CDS encoding DUF4432 family protein encodes MKQFSAGRGPIIHLDPTSVMDIGSCIVANTDIAPGRAIPDDGDARIDHSLEGFLFTCGPDHIRHPVPIDGDASGKRYPLHGSFSSHPAEILFWDAQGDEAECTARIPVQTADGGSVVLDRHWRMNGATGEVCLSDKVTNVGEKPIAKVHMYHMNIGAWLFDDNVRLNGQMLEGGGFPWNFGGDPGGVFCVPARAEGEDWAEVSLGPIASLGGVTLRVKFLTSTLPYLQVWRNQKQPAHVLGIEPVSHRLASREELARSGELEMLKPGESADYALRFSFV; translated from the coding sequence GTGAAGCAATTTTCTGCGGGCCGTGGGCCGATCATCCATCTCGATCCGACAAGCGTCATGGATATCGGCAGCTGTATTGTCGCCAATACCGATATTGCACCCGGACGCGCCATTCCCGACGATGGAGATGCACGCATCGACCATTCGCTCGAAGGGTTTCTGTTCACCTGCGGGCCTGATCATATCCGCCACCCTGTTCCGATCGATGGCGATGCTTCGGGTAAGCGCTATCCGTTGCACGGATCCTTCTCCTCCCATCCGGCTGAAATCCTGTTCTGGGATGCGCAGGGAGACGAGGCGGAGTGCACGGCGCGCATTCCGGTTCAAACCGCCGATGGCGGCTCTGTCGTTCTCGACCGTCACTGGCGGATGAATGGCGCGACGGGGGAGGTCTGCCTTTCTGACAAGGTGACCAATGTTGGCGAGAAGCCCATAGCCAAGGTGCATATGTACCATATGAACATCGGGGCCTGGCTCTTCGATGACAATGTAAGGCTCAATGGCCAAATGCTGGAGGGCGGTGGCTTTCCATGGAATTTCGGGGGCGATCCGGGCGGGGTGTTCTGCGTACCAGCCCGTGCTGAAGGTGAGGATTGGGCAGAGGTGTCGCTCGGCCCGATTGCCAGCCTTGGCGGCGTGACGCTGCGTGTGAAGTTTCTGACCAGCACGCTTCCCTATCTGCAGGTGTGGAGAAATCAGAAGCAACCGGCGCATGTGCTGGGCATCGAGCCCGTGTCGCATCGTCTGGCAAGCCGCGAAGAATTGGCCCGCTCAGGAGAACTGGAGATGCTGAAGCCGGGTGAAAGCGCAGACTACGCGCTTCGCTTCAGTTTCGTTTGA
- a CDS encoding TIGR01244 family sulfur transferase yields MDIRQINDEYSVTGQILPSDLDQIKALGFKSIVCNRPDEEEPGQPSFAEIAARAKELGLDIAHVPVGRMGVDAEAVKGMVDALDEFPRPMLGYCRSGARSTAIYEKSLHLRG; encoded by the coding sequence ATGGATATCCGCCAGATCAACGACGAGTATTCCGTCACAGGGCAGATTCTTCCCAGCGATCTCGACCAGATCAAGGCTCTGGGTTTCAAATCCATCGTCTGCAATCGCCCGGATGAAGAAGAGCCGGGGCAGCCTTCCTTTGCCGAGATTGCGGCGCGCGCCAAGGAGCTTGGCCTCGACATCGCGCATGTGCCGGTCGGTCGGATGGGTGTCGATGCGGAGGCGGTAAAGGGCATGGTGGATGCGCTGGATGAGTTTCCGCGCCCCATGCTGGGTTATTGCCGCTCCGGCGCGCGCTCGACTGCCATCTACGAGAAGAGCCTGCATCTGCGCGGCTGA
- a CDS encoding RidA family protein — MSIKRIEPGKRMSGAVVHGNTVYLAGQVGEGASVTEQSKSALAEVDRLLAAAGSDKSKILQTIIYLSDMSTFGEMNAVWESWIDPANPPARATSEAALATPDYKVEFIVTAAL; from the coding sequence ATGAGCATCAAGCGTATCGAACCCGGCAAGCGCATGAGCGGCGCCGTCGTTCACGGCAACACGGTATACCTGGCTGGTCAGGTTGGTGAAGGCGCAAGCGTTACCGAACAGTCCAAGTCGGCTCTGGCTGAAGTTGACCGCCTGCTGGCCGCTGCCGGTTCGGACAAGTCCAAGATTCTTCAGACGATCATCTATCTGTCGGATATGTCCACCTTCGGTGAAATGAACGCCGTCTGGGAAAGCTGGATCGATCCGGCGAACCCGCCAGCCCGCGCAACGAGCGAAGCAGCTCTTGCCACGCCGGACTACAAGGTCGAGTTCATCGTCACGGCTGCGCTGTAA
- a CDS encoding TetR/AcrR family transcriptional regulator, whose protein sequence is MSATRVEKAEQNRKKLLASARKAFAEKGYAEASMDELTAEAGLTRGALYHSFGDKRGLLAAVVDQIDSEMAAKAKIRASSAQNDWDAMLLEAKAYIEMALEPEVQQIVLRDGPAVLGDPSRWPSQSSCLAETLRTVESLIAKGILRPVDPEAASRLLSGAAFNAAMWVAAKENPQASLSQAIEAFKALAEGLLLDRQS, encoded by the coding sequence ATGTCAGCAACACGCGTTGAGAAAGCCGAACAAAACCGGAAAAAGCTGCTTGCGTCAGCGCGGAAGGCCTTTGCGGAAAAGGGCTATGCCGAGGCTTCCATGGATGAATTAACCGCCGAAGCAGGCCTTACACGCGGCGCTCTCTACCACAGCTTCGGCGACAAACGGGGGCTTCTGGCCGCCGTCGTGGATCAGATCGATTCAGAAATGGCCGCCAAAGCGAAGATACGTGCATCATCCGCGCAAAATGATTGGGATGCGATGCTTCTGGAGGCGAAGGCTTACATCGAGATGGCTCTGGAACCAGAGGTTCAGCAGATCGTGCTGCGTGATGGACCGGCTGTATTAGGTGATCCGTCTCGTTGGCCAAGCCAGAGCAGTTGTCTGGCAGAAACGCTTCGCACGGTTGAGAGCTTGATCGCGAAAGGAATCCTGCGGCCGGTCGATCCGGAAGCAGCTTCTCGCCTGCTCAGCGGCGCAGCTTTCAACGCCGCCATGTGGGTCGCAGCCAAGGAAAATCCGCAGGCTTCGCTGTCGCAGGCAATCGAGGCATTCAAAGCTCTCGCGGAAGGACTTCTGCTTGATAGGCAGTCCTGA
- a CDS encoding RidA family protein, giving the protein MSRREAVFPAERHALYEKHGYSAAIRSGDLLFVSGQVGSLADGSPEPDFEAQVRQAFANLSAVLKAGGCSIDDIVDVTTFHTDPENQFPTIMSVKQEVFPTKPYPNWTAVGVNWLAGFDFEIKVIARIPGDN; this is encoded by the coding sequence ATGAGTCGACGTGAAGCTGTTTTTCCGGCAGAACGGCATGCACTGTATGAAAAGCATGGGTATTCCGCCGCCATCCGGTCCGGCGATCTGCTGTTTGTCTCCGGACAGGTTGGAAGCCTCGCTGATGGTTCACCGGAGCCAGATTTCGAAGCACAGGTCCGTCAGGCCTTCGCCAATCTCTCGGCGGTCTTGAAGGCAGGCGGTTGCAGCATTGACGATATTGTGGATGTCACGACATTTCATACGGACCCTGAAAACCAGTTTCCGACCATCATGTCCGTCAAGCAGGAAGTATTTCCGACAAAGCCCTATCCAAACTGGACTGCCGTTGGCGTGAACTGGCTGGCAGGCTTTGATTTCGAGATCAAGGTCATCGCCCGCATTCCGGGCGACAACTGA